From the Alkalibacter rhizosphaerae genome, one window contains:
- the rsxC gene encoding electron transport complex subunit RsxC yields the protein MDVKHSTFKGGIHPPYRKELTKDKPLKVARTPDQVVIPMSLHIGAPCTPMVKKGDTVKKGQRIGDPNGFVSVPIHASVSGQVVAVEPRLHPNGQQVMSVVIQNDGLETLSEEVVPKGELDNLEPAAIKEIILNAGIVGLGGATFPTHVKLSPPPDKKIDFVVINAAECEPYLTTDDQLMRVYPEKIIYGLKAMMKVLGVDKGFIGIEDNKPEALEAIYQAIDDKGKIEVFSLHTKYPQGSEKQLITAVTGREVPSGGLPMDAGVVVSNVGTAVAVSDAIQLGMPLVERVVTVTGSAIADPQTLMVKIGTSVNHLIDECGGFSEPPAKIINGGPMMGIAQFSSEIPVIKGTSGILCLNEKDAHVEEPSACIRCGKCVSVCPVKLLPLYLSEYSLRGDYDTCKKYHALDCVECGSCSFICPAKRTLVSSIRVAKREIIASSRKGN from the coding sequence ATGGATGTGAAACATTCAACATTCAAGGGTGGGATCCATCCTCCGTATCGCAAGGAGTTGACAAAGGACAAGCCCCTGAAAGTAGCCAGAACGCCGGATCAGGTCGTGATCCCCATGTCATTGCATATTGGTGCGCCGTGTACTCCCATGGTAAAGAAAGGGGATACGGTAAAAAAAGGACAACGGATCGGAGATCCAAACGGATTTGTATCTGTACCGATCCATGCCAGCGTATCGGGTCAAGTAGTGGCAGTAGAACCGAGACTCCATCCCAACGGCCAGCAGGTGATGTCGGTGGTGATCCAGAATGATGGTTTGGAGACCCTGTCGGAAGAGGTGGTACCCAAAGGCGAACTGGATAACCTGGAACCGGCAGCGATCAAGGAGATCATCTTGAATGCCGGAATTGTCGGATTGGGTGGAGCAACCTTTCCCACCCATGTCAAATTGTCGCCGCCACCGGACAAGAAGATCGACTTTGTCGTGATCAATGCGGCAGAATGTGAGCCGTACCTGACCACAGACGACCAGCTTATGCGGGTCTATCCCGAAAAAATCATTTATGGGTTGAAAGCCATGATGAAGGTTTTGGGCGTGGACAAAGGCTTTATCGGAATCGAAGACAACAAGCCGGAAGCGTTGGAGGCCATATACCAGGCCATCGACGACAAAGGGAAAATCGAAGTATTTTCACTCCATACCAAATATCCTCAAGGTTCGGAAAAACAGTTGATCACTGCCGTTACCGGCCGTGAAGTACCTTCCGGTGGATTGCCCATGGATGCAGGTGTGGTGGTGTCCAATGTAGGTACGGCTGTTGCCGTCAGCGACGCCATCCAGCTGGGAATGCCTTTGGTGGAGCGGGTAGTCACTGTTACCGGCAGTGCCATAGCAGATCCCCAAACATTGATGGTAAAGATCGGAACTTCTGTGAATCATCTGATCGACGAGTGTGGAGGATTCAGCGAACCGCCGGCAAAGATCATCAATGGTGGACCCATGATGGGAATCGCACAATTTTCGTCGGAGATCCCCGTCATAAAAGGAACGTCCGGGATCCTTTGTCTCAATGAAAAAGATGCTCATGTGGAAGAACCGTCGGCTTGCATTCGGTGTGGAAAATGCGTCAGTGTTTGTCCAGTGAAGCTGTTGCCTTTATACCTTTCCGAATACTCCCTCCGAGGAGATTATGACACTTGCAAAAAATACCATGCACTGGATTGCGTGGAATGCGGAAGCTGCTCCTTTATATGTCCGGCAAAACGAACGTTGGTTTCGTCCATTCGAGTCGCAAAAAGGGAAATCATCGCAAGCAGCAGAAAAGGAAACTAG
- a CDS encoding RnfABCDGE type electron transport complex subunit D yields the protein MNEQLLTVSSSPHIRASHSTASIMRDVVIALLPAMAAGIIFLGINAAILTLICIVTSVLTEFVVQRFIMKRKVTVTDWSAVVTGILLGFNLPVTAPWWLAVIGSIFAIAIVKQAFGGIGQNFINPALAARAFLLASWPTRMTSAAFVTDTYTTATPLALLKSGEVTAAGLPSYMDLFMGNIGGSIGEISALALLIGGIYLIVRQVISWRIPVIFIGTVMVFTFAAGQDPLYHAMAGGLLLGAFFMATDYSSSPVTVRGQIIYALGCGIITSVIRLWGGYPEGVSYSILLMNVATPLIERFSMPKIYGEVKGDA from the coding sequence ATGAATGAACAATTGTTAACCGTCTCATCATCGCCGCACATCCGGGCATCCCATAGTACTGCATCCATCATGCGGGATGTGGTCATTGCCCTGTTGCCTGCCATGGCGGCCGGAATCATATTTTTGGGGATCAATGCGGCAATTTTGACGTTGATTTGCATCGTCACCAGCGTATTGACCGAGTTTGTCGTACAGAGATTCATCATGAAAAGAAAAGTTACCGTCACCGATTGGAGTGCAGTGGTCACGGGAATCCTTCTTGGATTCAACTTGCCTGTGACAGCGCCCTGGTGGTTGGCTGTCATCGGATCCATATTTGCCATTGCCATCGTAAAGCAGGCCTTTGGCGGTATCGGACAGAACTTCATCAATCCGGCCTTGGCGGCAAGGGCATTTTTGCTGGCATCCTGGCCGACGAGAATGACCTCTGCAGCATTTGTTACGGATACGTACACAACGGCCACTCCTCTTGCACTTTTAAAGAGCGGAGAAGTGACAGCAGCCGGATTGCCTAGCTACATGGACTTGTTTATGGGAAACATTGGAGGATCCATTGGTGAAATTTCGGCCTTGGCCTTGTTGATCGGAGGGATCTATCTCATCGTGCGACAAGTGATCAGTTGGAGGATCCCGGTCATCTTTATTGGAACGGTCATGGTATTTACGTTTGCAGCAGGGCAAGATCCCCTGTACCACGCCATGGCTGGTGGTTTGCTGCTTGGAGCGTTTTTTATGGCAACGGACTATTCCTCTTCGCCGGTAACGGTTCGGGGCCAGATCATTTATGCTTTGGGCTGCGGGATCATTACCAGCGTCATTCGACTTTGGGGAGGATACCCGGAAGGGGTCTCCTATTCCATCTTGTTGATGAATGTGGCAACTCCGTTGATCGAACGATTCAGTATGCCTAAAATTTACGGGGAGGTGAAGGG